From Toxorhynchites rutilus septentrionalis strain SRP chromosome 2, ASM2978413v1, whole genome shotgun sequence, a single genomic window includes:
- the LOC129765397 gene encoding uncharacterized protein LOC129765397: protein MNRRGDSRDERGGRGGGGSANLMRRNDRNGGRVEKRFDRQERNGENLRAIRWDQVKLEDFQKNFFNPSSTVLSRSRTEVCQYLDKNEITVLGKNIPAPILKFDESGFPKCFIDEIAHQGFQEPTSIQAIGWSIATSGRDMVGIAKTGSGKTLAYILPALIHISNQPRLLRGDGPIALVLAPTRELAQQIQQVCNEFGRRMGIMNTCIFGGASKHPQADDLRRGVEIVIATPGRLIDFLESGTTNLRRTTYLVLDEADRMLDMGFEPQIRKIISQIRPDRQVLMWSATWPKEIRKLAEEFLRDYIQINVGSLNLAANENILQIIDCCQEYEKEARLFKLLSQLSEQGHSKSIIFVETKRKVDKITGIIKRNGWRADGIHGDKTQKDRDFVLNTFRRSNNGILVATDVASRGLDVDDVKFVINFDFPNNTEDYIHRIGRTGRSTNKGTAYTFFTPANSSKANDLIGVLKEANQFINPELQEYARHGGGGGRNRGRGGNSGRSAGGGYRDRPMRNDGKRRNDDFRGDDRGPKFARSDDFGSTRNAGFGGGNSNRDGLRTGSFGGLNNRDGGFKPAGTGAGSGRSEGFKSGGFGGNTDRDGGIRSGGGSSGFGGKDLRDAPKPSVGYGTSTDRSGGSVGGFSGSNTAYASVDRIGVSIPNFNKPPPSIGAPSGGFSAPPPSRRPEEKGRPQLSSTVGSTFGSLNGSNYSSGSGSNSFQNHNQFQSSQNKPYGSRAAPTGM, encoded by the exons AT GAATCGTCGTGGTGACAGTCGTGACGAACGCGGGGGCCGTGGTGGCGGAGGCTCAGCAAATTTGATGCGTCGTAATGATCGAAACGGTGGCCGAGTGGAAAAACGTTTCGACCGCCAGGAGCGTAACGGCGAAAATCTGCGGGCCATTCGTTGGGATCAGGTGAAGTTGGAAGATTTtcagaagaattttttcaaccCTTCGAGCACTGTGCTGTCCAGATCGCGGACGGAAGTTTGTCAGTATTTGGACAAAAATGAGATTACCGTACTGGGAAAGAATATTCCAGCTCcaattttgaaattcgatgaaagCGGTTTTCCGAAATGTTTCATCGATGAAATTGCGCACCAGGGATTCCAGGAGCCAACCAGTATTCAAGCTATCGGATGGTCGATAGCGACGAGTGGAAGGGATATGGTTGGTATCGCTAAGACTGGGAGCGGAAAGACGTTGGCTTATATTTTGCCAGCATTGATTCATATTAGCAATCAGCCGAGACTTCTGCGAGGAGACGGTCCGATTGCGTTGGTGCTGGCACCAACGCGCGAATTGGCCCAGCAGATCCAGCAGGTTTGCAATGAGTTTGGTCGTCGGATGGGTATAATGAACACCTGCATCTTCGGGGGCGCTTCAAAGCATCCACAGGCAGATGATTTGCGTCGCGGGGTTGAGATAGTGATTGCCACTCCTGGTCGCTTGATTGATTTTCTCGAGAGCGGAACAACGAACCTTCGTCGCACTACCTATCTCGTACTTGATGAAGCCGATCGTATGCTGGACATGGGTTTCGAACCGCAGATTCGTAAGATAATTTCCCAGATTCGTCCAGACAGACAAGTGCTGATGTGGTCCGCTACTTGGCCAAAAGAAATCCGTAAGCTGGCGGAGGAGTTTCTCCGGGACTACATACAGATCAACGTTGGATCGCTGAATTTAGCCGCAAATGAGAATATTTTGCAAATTATAGATTGCTGCCAAGAGTATGAAAAGGAGGCCCGACTCTTCAAATTATTGTCTCAGCTCTCGGAGCAGGGTCACAGCAAATCGATTATATTCGTTGAAACTAAACGAAAGGTGGATAAGATTACAGGTATTATCAAGCGGAATGGATGGAGGGCCGATGGAATCCATGGTGATAAAACGCAAAAGGATCGCGACTTCGTTCTGAATACGTTCCGCCGGTCGAACAACGGAATATTGGTGGCCACCGATGTGGCCTCGCGAGGTTTAG ATGTGGACGATGTGAAGTTCGTCATCAACTTTGACTTCCCCAATAACACGGAGGACTATATTCATCGTATCGGACGAACTGGCCGTTCCACCAACAAGGGAACAGCGTATACTTTCTTTACTCCAGCCAACAGCTCCAAAGCTAACGATTTGATCGGAGTACTGAAGGAAGCCAATCAG ttcatCAATCCAGAGTTGCAAGAATACGCTCGTCACGGCGGTGGCGGTGGTCGAAACCGCGGACGAGGCGGCAACAGTGGTCGTAGTGCAGGTGGCGGTTATCGCGATCGCCCAATGAGAAATGACGGAAAGAGAAGGAACGATGATTTTCGTGGTGACGATCGTGGTCCAAAGTTTGCTCGCAGCGATGATTTCGGTAGTACCCGTAATGCCGGTTTTGGCGGTGGTAATAGTAATCGCGACGGTCTCAGAACCGGCAGCTTTGGAGGTTTGAACAACCGTGATGGCGGTTTCAAACCGGCCGGAACCGGAGCCGGCAGTGGTCGCAGCGAAGGATTCAAATCAGGTGGATTTGGCGGAAATACTGACCGGGATGGTGGAATTAGATCTGGTGGCGGTAGTAGCGGTTTTGGTGGAAAAGATCTTCGCGATGCACCTAAACCGAGTGTTGGCTATGGCACATCTACTGATAGATCTGGTGGAAGTGTTGGTGGATTCTCTGGAAGCAATACCGCTTACGCTAGTGTGGATAGAATTGGGGTATCCATTCCGAACTTCAACAAACCTCCACCATCAATCGGAGCACCATCTGGCGGATTCAGTGCTCCACCCCCGTCTCGTCGTCCAGAAGAAAAAGGCCGTCCGCAACTGAGCAGCACAGTGGGAAGTACATTTGGGTCTCTAAATGGCAGCAACTATAGCTCTGGTAGTGGCTCCAATAGTTTCCAAAATCACAATCAATTTCAATCCAGCCAGAACAAACCCTATGGTTCTCGAGCTGCACCGACGGGTATGTGA
- the LOC129767394 gene encoding probable prefoldin subunit 4 encodes MSSKTDTKNKGTFQPDSDVHITIDDQMKINKFANYNAKVEDLKEELKIKQNELKNLEEAGDEIELMDEDTQIPFLIGEVFISHNLPRTQELLVEVKAKKKQEIENIQKLSKDIQEKMGELKAHLYGRFGSNIYLENDE; translated from the exons ATGAGTTCAAAGACGGACACCAAGAACAAGGGGACATTCCAGCCA GACTCAGATGTGCACATCACTATCGATGACCAGATGAAAATCAACAAATTCGCAAATTATAATGCGAAGGTGGAGGATCTCAAGGAGGAACTCAAAATAAAACAGAACGAACTGAAAAATCTCGAAGAAGCCGGGGACGAAATTGAGCTGATGGATGAGGACACACAGATTCCGTTCCTGATTGGGGAGGTTTTCATCTCACATAATCTACCTCGAACACAG GAACTGCTGGTGGAAGTTaaggcgaagaaaaaacaagagATCGAGAACATTCAAAAGCTTTCCAAAGACATCCAAGAGAAGATGGGTGAACTGAAGGCACACCTCTATGGTCGGTTCGGAAGTAACATTTATCTTGAAAACGATGAATAG
- the LOC129766666 gene encoding DNA repair and recombination protein RAD54B-like: MTEYLPNKQELVIFVRPSELQEKLLQATLKYYEQSSDDTITPLQLIVILKKICNHPSLISTAEKIESNSLIQLLNDNLPSWQEMGPTDSTKISILEALLESLIVQQEKIVIVSYYSKTLDMIMGLCEHYNYKFCRLDGSTPSQARGKIVSSFNSPATDTFIFLLSAKAGGVGLNLIGASRLLLFDNDWNPASGLQAMSRIWRDGQTQKVFIYRLLTAFSIEEKIFQRQISKTSLSATVVDQKQKLCNLKFADEELKDLFSVDLDRKDCLTHQMLACECRGAGEIPEQNELKSLETQNESLECSRFQIRLPKTKMKKDKRSLKMQELMCWEHHRSPINPEILKELSLEESAEDIVFMFRNTVINGTNKTTPV; encoded by the exons ATGACCGAATATCTTCCGAACAAACAAGAGCTGGTCATTTTTGTGCGTCCATCTGAACTGCAGGAAAAGCTCCTACAAGCTACTTTGAAGTACTACGAGCAATCTAGTGACGACACAATTACTCCGTTACAGTTGATTGTCATACTCAAGAAAATTTGTAATCACCCCTCACTTATATCAACCGCCGAAAAAATAGAATCAAATTCTTTAATTCAGCTTTTAAACGATAATCTGCCTTCTTGGCAGGAGATGGGGCCAACGGATTCTACTAAAATCAGCATTCTTGAAGCACTTCTTGAAAGTCTCATTGTACAGCAAGAGAAAATTGTTATTGTGTCTTACTATAGTAAAACATTGGATATGATTATGGGACTTTGTGAACATTACAATTATAAGTTTTGTCGATTAGATGGATCAACTCCTTCACAAGCTAGAGGGAAAATAGTTTCCAGCTTCAACAGCCCTGCAACTGATACTTTTATTTTCCTGCTGAGTGCGAAGGCAGGTGGAGTGGGCTTGAACTTGATCGGAGCATCACGTTTGTTACTTTTCGATAACGACTGGAATCCGGCGAGTGGCTTACAGGCCATGTCTCGTATATGGCGCGACGGTCAAACGCAGAAAGTTTTCATCTACCGACTGTTAACTGCTTTTTCGATAGAGGAGAAGATTTTCCAAAGACAGATTTCAAAAACTTCGCTGAGCGCAACAGTTGTGGATCAAAAGCAAAAGCTGTGTAACCTGAAATTTGCCGATGAAGAACTGAAGGATTTATTTTCTGTTGACTTAGACCGCAAAGATTGTCTCACACATCAAATGCTGGCATGTGAATGCCGAGGTGCGGGAGAGATTCCCGAACAGAACGAACTAAAATCACTGGAAACCCAAAACGAATCTCTGGAGTGCAGTAGGTTTCAAATTAGACTTCCAAAAACGAAAATGAAGAAAGATAAACGATCCTTGAAAATGCAGGAACTAATGTGCTGGGAACATCATCGATCGCCCATAAATCCAGAGATACTGAAG GAACTTTCGTTGGAAGAAAGCGCTGAGGATATTGTGTTCATGTTTCGCAACACAGTAATCAACGGAACGAACAAAACAACGCCGGTATGA
- the LOC129767393 gene encoding DNA repair and recombination protein RAD54B-like: MRRSCAPSMKRSAAVRSNGISARETSTAIAPKCDTDPKILLNRPRNLLNSTEDHARVLERLASERNAKRELKPNVSDSRTDRTKVLFNVVWGKITTKKHKTWEGDGTLELCGKCATLRDEEGKIIGNTNGIKPEEIEEGSQLIVGSKAIEIIDRLTEPCALKRGTPDHTDPTTKTRLDSPTCDRLETPETASASKKLKLQPAFKPVGMVKDEILSDFIPLVMKVPPFEHQWKHNRNKSAVSEVSLPYFLTKNLRPHQREGVMFLYECVLGFKSVESERFGGILADEMGLGKTLQCIALIYMLLKQGPYGSPILKRVLIVTPSSLVENWNHEINKWLKTERIFTFIVGPLNKLKKYVQSPHIPFLIISYELLAKQIDELEAMKFDLIKASIVHAEFCSLVLPFKMICRSFSPSLIL, encoded by the exons ATGCGTCGGAGTTGTGCACCATCCATGAAGCGATCAGCAGCGGTTCGATCGAACGGAATATCAGCGCGGGAAACTTCGACGGCGATTGCGCCGAAATGCGACACGGACCCGAAAATTCTGCTAAACAGACCACGAAATTTGCTAAACAGTACAGAGGATCATGCACGCGTCCTCGAGCGGTTGGCAAGCGAGAGGAATGCCAAACGCGAATTGAAACCGAACGTTTCTGATAGCAGAACTGATCGAACTAAAGTCCTGTTCAATGTAGTTTGGGGAAAAATAACTACCAAGAAACACAAAACATGGGAAGGAGACGGAACGTTGGAGCTTTGTGGAAAATGTGCTACACTGAGAGATGAAGAGGGCAAAATTATCGGTAATACTAATGGAATCAAACCTGAAGAGATAGAAGAGGGATCACAATTGATCGTTGGCAGTAAGGCGATTGAGATTATAGATAGATTAACCGAGCCATGTGCGCTAAAGAGAGGGACTCCTGACCATACTGATCCCACCACAAAAACAAGACTTGATAGCCCGACCTGTGATAGATTGGAGACACCAGAGACTGCTAGTGCTTCTAAGAAATTGAAATTGCAACCAGCATTCAAACCAGTGGGTATGGTAAAAGATGAAATTCTCTCCGATTTTATTCCGTTGGTAATGAAAGTACCTCCATTTGAGCACCAATGGAAGCACAATAGAAATAAATCTGCCGTTAGTGAAGTTTCCTTGCCAtattttttgaccaaaaatcTTAGACCCCATCAGAGAGAGGGTGTAATGTTTCTGTACGAATGCGTATTAGGATTCAAATCTGTCGAATCAGAAAGATTTGGTGGCATCCTTGCagatgaaatgggattgggtAAGACTTTACAATGTATAGCTCTGATTTATATGCTGTTGAAACAAGGGCCATATGGTTCACCAATATTGAAGCGAGTCCTGATCGTCACTCCGAGCAGTTTAGTCGAGAACTGGAATCACGAAATAAACAAATGGCTAAAGACCGAACGAATCTTCACTTTCATTGTAGGACCACTGAACAAGCTTAAAAAGTACGTTCAATCACCGCATATCCCATTTTTGATTATATCCTATGAGCTGTTGGCGAAACAAATTGACGAACTTGAAGCGATGAAGTTTGACCTAATC AAAGCATCGATTGTTCACGCAGAATTCTGCTCACTGGTACTCCCATTCAAAATGATCTGCAGGAGTTTTTCTCCCTCATTAATTTTGTGA